CTCGCCAAGAAATAAGCACAACCATTTAATACAGAGGAGATAGCTTTAATGAGCGAATATATTGCCCCCCTCCGCGACATGCAGTTTGTCATGAAGGAACTGGCCGGTCTGGATCAGGTCCTGCAACTGCCGGGCAACGAGGAAGTGGATGCGGACGTGGTGGACGCCATTCTGGAGGAAGCCTCCAAGTTTGCTTCCAACGTTCTGTCCCCCATCAATTTCTCCGGTGACCAGGAAGGTGCCCATTGGGCCGACAAGGCGGTTACCGTGCCCGCTGGTTTCAAGGAAGCCTATCTGCAGTTCGCCGAAAACGGCTGGACGGCCTTGCCCTGTGACCCGGAATACGGCGGCCAGGGCCTGCCCAAGCTGGTGGCCACGGCGGTCAATGAAATGTGGAAGTCTTCCAACATGGCTTTCGCCCTGTGCCCCATGTTGACGGCGGGCGCCATTGAAGCCCTGCTCACCGCCGGCTCCGACGAATTGAAGCAGAAATTCCTGCCCAAGATGGTGGATGGCACATGGACTGGCACCATGAACCTGACCGAACCCAATGCGGGCTCCGATCTGGCCGCCGTGCGCAGCCGGGCCGAACCCGTGGGTGACGGCAGCTACAAGGTGTTCGGGCAAAAGATTTTCATCACCTACGGCGACCACAACATGACGGAAAATGTGGTGCACCTGGTGCTGGCTCGGACGCCCAACGCCCCCGAAGGGGTGAAGGGCATTTCCCTGTTCGTGGTGCCCAAGTTCATGGTCAAGGACGACGGTTCCCTGGGCGAACGAAATGACGCCTACTGCGTCTCCATCGAACACAAGCTGGGCATCCACGGCAGCCCCACCGCCGTCATGGCCTTCGGTGACAACGGTGGCGCCATCGGCTATTTGGTGGGGGAAGAAAATCACGGCCTGGAATACATGTTCGTGATGATGAACGCAGCCCGCTTTGCTGTGGGCCTGGAAGGCGTGGCCCAGTGCGAACGGGCCTACCAACGGGCCGCCGTCTATGCCAAGGAACGTATCCAAGGCACGGAACTGGGCGTCAAGGGCGGGCCCAAGGTGGCCATCATCAAGCATCCGGACGTACGCCGCATGCTCATGAGCATGCGCTCCCTCACGGAAGCCACCCGTACCCTGGCTTACGTGGTGGCCGGTGCTCTGGATAACGCCAAGTCCAATCCGGACGCGGAAGCCCGGGCCAAGGCCCAGGCCTTTGCGGATCTGATGATCCCGGTAGTCAAGGGCTGGAGCACGGAAACCGGTATCCAGGTGGCTTCCACCGGGGTGCAGGTGCATGGGGGCATGGGCTTCATAGAAGAAACCGGTGCCGCCCAGCACTTGCGGGATGCCCGGATTACGGCCATCTACGAAGGCACCACTGGCATTCAGGCCAATGACCTGATCGGCCGGAAAATGGCCCGGGAAGGGGGCGTTACCATTAAGGCGGTCATCGGCGAAATGCGCGCACTGGATGCCCAACTGGCCGCCCAGTCCGGCGCCGAATTCGCCGTGCTGCGCAGCCGCCTGAGCAGTGCGGTGAATGCCCTGGAAGAAGCGGTGAACTGGCTGTTGGACAACTTCAAGCCCAACATCAAGGCCGCCCACGCCGGTGCCGTGCCTTTCCTCCATCTGCTGGGCATCGTGGCCGGCGGCTGGCAGTTGGCCCGGGGCGCCCTGGTGGCCCAAGCCAAGATCGACGCCGGCGAATCCGATCCCTTCTACAAGGGCAAGATTGTCACCGCCCGTTTCTTTGCTGACCATCTGATGGTGCAAGCCCCGGCCCTGACCCAAAGCATCGTGGCCGGTGCGGAAGGCAGCCTGACTCTGGAAGAAGACCTGTTCTAAGGGACTTGTCTCCCTAAGTAAAACGGACCCCCCGGGGTCCGTTTTTTTATGGCCGGATGACCGTCCACGGGGCCCATGGCTTAGGGGCGGCCCGGGTGGGGCGCCGAGCCGCTGCCCCACTTTTTCTCCCAGCGCCTTCCTTGGAACGTCTAGGCGAGAGCCCCGGCCCGGTCCGGCAAACCCCGGGTCAGGCTGGCCATGGCGCCGATGTTGATATCTGCTACCAGCACTCCGTCAAAGCCGTTGGCTGCCTGGATGGGAATAGCCAGGGTGAGGCAAAAATCTTCCGTAGCGCTGGAGAGATAAATTTCCGAAATATAGGGCAGATGGCTTTGGCTGACCTGGCGGTAATAGTCGTGGTCCGCCCGACTGACCCCCATCCCCCCGGCCTTGATACGGCCATACATGTCCGGGTTGATCCAGTTGGGAAAGCGCTGGACCCCGGCGGCATCCAGCTCGAACACCATTTCAAAGAAGGGATAGCTTTTGAACCAGGTGTCCAGGGCATGGGGGTCCCGGCAGCGGGGGGCGGCCAGGAATTCCTGCAAGGCCAGAATGGCATTGTGTTTCCACAGGCCGCTCTTGCCCTTGTTGCGGTGCTTCAGCAGGCTGGGCGGAGCACCTTCCACCACAATGACGCTGCCCAGCTCAATCTTGCCCACTTTCTTCAGGGCGGCCGCCCGTTCCGCTGCCGCCACCGCGTTATCCAGGGGGGCGGTGCGCCCATTGACCACGGCGATGGAAATAGAGGCGATGGGGTGGGTGC
This sequence is a window from Azospira inquinata. Protein-coding genes within it:
- a CDS encoding acyl-CoA dehydrogenase C-terminal domain-containing protein; protein product: MSEYIAPLRDMQFVMKELAGLDQVLQLPGNEEVDADVVDAILEEASKFASNVLSPINFSGDQEGAHWADKAVTVPAGFKEAYLQFAENGWTALPCDPEYGGQGLPKLVATAVNEMWKSSNMAFALCPMLTAGAIEALLTAGSDELKQKFLPKMVDGTWTGTMNLTEPNAGSDLAAVRSRAEPVGDGSYKVFGQKIFITYGDHNMTENVVHLVLARTPNAPEGVKGISLFVVPKFMVKDDGSLGERNDAYCVSIEHKLGIHGSPTAVMAFGDNGGAIGYLVGEENHGLEYMFVMMNAARFAVGLEGVAQCERAYQRAAVYAKERIQGTELGVKGGPKVAIIKHPDVRRMLMSMRSLTEATRTLAYVVAGALDNAKSNPDAEARAKAQAFADLMIPVVKGWSTETGIQVASTGVQVHGGMGFIEETGAAQHLRDARITAIYEGTTGIQANDLIGRKMAREGGVTIKAVIGEMRALDAQLAAQSGAEFAVLRSRLSSAVNALEEAVNWLLDNFKPNIKAAHAGAVPFLHLLGIVAGGWQLARGALVAQAKIDAGESDPFYKGKIVTARFFADHLMVQAPALTQSIVAGAEGSLTLEEDLF